The Neoasaia chiangmaiensis sequence GGTCCGCTGATGTCCCTGCAAAATTCAGTCTTCGACCGTGGCATCCAGCCAGCCCTGCAGCATGTATGATGCAGCCATCTTGTCGACGACTTCGGCGCGGCGTTTGCGTGTCATGTCCGCGTCCTGAATGAGAAAGCGATTGACGGCGCTGGATGACAGGCGCTCGTCCCATGTGCAGGCGGGCAGATGCAGGCGGGTGGCCAGTTCGGTCAGCCAGTCCTGTGCCGCGCGGGCAGCGGGGCCGAAGCTGCCGTCGAGCGAGAGTGGCAGTCCGGCGATCAGCGCGCCGATCTCTTCCTTTTCGACGATGGCGGCAAGCGTTGTTGCAACGTCGCCGAGCTTCTTGCGTGGAATACTGCGGTAGGGTGAGGCCAGCATCAACGAGACGTCGGTGAGCGCCAGGCCGATCGTCTTGCTGCCCGGGTCGAGGCCGAGGACGCGTTTGCCGGCCGGAATGGCCCTGCGAAGTTCGTGTGGATTGAATAGGGGCATAGGAAGGGGTTATGGTCCGCCTACGCCCTGCAATGCCAGGATTATCAGCGAAAAATCAGGAAAGTCGGCTATTTCATGTCGTTAGACACGCGCACGGTCAGGCGCATCGCCAAATTGGCCCGGATCGGTCTCGATGATCGCGAGGCGGAAGGTCTCCGTCAGGAACTGGATGGTATCCTCGGCTGGGTGGAGCAACTCAATGAGGTCGATATCACCGATGTGCCGCCGATGATCGGCACGGGCCTGGCCAGGCCGCGC is a genomic window containing:
- the ruvX gene encoding Holliday junction resolvase RuvX, encoding MPLFNPHELRRAIPAGKRVLGLDPGSKTIGLALTDVSLMLASPYRSIPRKKLGDVATTLAAIVEKEEIGALIAGLPLSLDGSFGPAARAAQDWLTELATRLHLPACTWDERLSSSAVNRFLIQDADMTRKRRAEVVDKMAASYMLQGWLDATVED
- the gatC gene encoding Asp-tRNA(Asn)/Glu-tRNA(Gln) amidotransferase subunit GatC, producing MSLDTRTVRRIAKLARIGLDDREAEGLRQELDGILGWVEQLNEVDITDVPPMIGTGLARPRVREDAVTDGDRREDVLANAPEREGPFFTVPKVVE